In the Novosphingobium sp. 9 genome, one interval contains:
- a CDS encoding TetR family transcriptional regulator — protein sequence MRFTVRSPSWKVLTREGLIDCTTTRIAKRAGTSVGRLCQYYPNRDALLAAVL from the coding sequence ATGCGCTTCACAGTGCGATCACCGAGCTGGAAGGTTTTGACTCGCGAGGGCCTGATCGATTGCACAACCACCCGCATCGCCAAGCGCGCGGGCACGTCGGTGGGGAGGCTATGCCAGTATTACCCTAATCGGGATGCCCTGCTTGCCGCCGTGCTGTAG